In Setaria italica strain Yugu1 chromosome I, Setaria_italica_v2.0, whole genome shotgun sequence, the genomic window ccgtcgtcgggctGGTGCTGCCCAACCGGACGCTGCAGGGGGAGGTGTCCGCGTcgctcgccggcctcgccgcgctccgggTGCTGAACCTCTCCAGCAACGCGCTCCGGGGCGCGATCCCAGCGGCGTTGCTCAGGCTCCGGAGCCTCGAGGTGCTCGACGTCAGCGCCAACGCGCTCGCCGGTgggctgggcgccgccgccggggtggagATCGAGCTCCCGGCGGTGCGCGTGTTCAACGTCTCGGGAAACGCGTTCAACGGCAGCCACCcggtgctcgccggcgccgctaaCCTGACGGAGTACGACGTGTCGGGCAACAGCTTCGTGGGCCCCGTCGATGCTGTCGCCCTGTGCGGCGAGTCGCCGGCGCTGCGCGTCCTGCGGCTCTCCATGAATAGGCTCTCCGGTGCGTTCCCCGTGGGGTTCGGGCAATGCCGGTCGCTCACCGAGCTCTCCCTCGACGGGAACGGCATCGGCGGCACCCTCCCCGACGACCTCTTCGGCGCGGCGTCGCTGCAGTTCCTCAGTCTCCACACCAACGCCATCTCCGGCGAGCTGTCGCCTCGCCTGCGCAACCTCAGCAGCATCGTCCGCCTCGACCTCTCCTTCAACGCCTTCTCCGGCCCGCTCCCCGACGTGTTCGACGCGTTCGCCGATCTCCAGGAGCTCTCTGCGCCCTCCAACAAGCTCTCCGGCGAGCTCCCCACGCTCTcgcggtgccgccgcctccgcgtgcTCAACCTCCGGAACAACTCGTTCGCCGGCGACATCGGCCTCGACTTCCGCTCGCTCAGGAGCCTTGCCTACCTCGACCTCGGCGTCAACAGCTTCACGGGCCCCATCCCGGCGAGCCTCCCTAAGTGCAGGGGCATGACCGCGCTCAACCTCGGCCGGAACAAGCTCACCGGAGAGATACCGGCGTCCTTCGCCAACTTCACCTCGCTGTCCTTCCTCTCGCTCACCGGCAACACCTTCTCCAACGTGTCGTCGGCGCTCCGGACGCTGCAGAGCCTCCCCAACCTGACGAGCCTGGTGCTCACTAAGAACTtccacggcggcgaggagaTGCCGTCGGACGACGCCGGCATCGCCGGTTTCCCCAGCATCCAGGTGCTCGTCATCGCCAACTGCGAGCTCCACGGCGCGATCCCGTCGTGGATCGCCGGACTTCGGAAGCTCAGAGTGCTAGACCTGTCGTGGAACCGGCTCGCCGGCCCGATCCCACCGTGGATTGGGCAATTGGACCGCCTTTTCTACCTCGACATATCGAACAATTCCCTCCAGGGAGAGATACCGGGCAGCCTGACGCGGATGCCGGGGTTCATCGCCGCCGGcacccacggcggcggcgacgacgaagaCGCGAGGGTGCAGGACTTCCCGTTCTTCATGCGGCGGAACACGTCGGTGCAGGGGCGGCAGTACAACCAGGTGGACAGCTTCCCGCCGTCTCTGTTTCTGAGCCacaacaacctcaccggcggCGTGCCGGCCGCGCTGGGGGCGCTGACCAAGCTGCACATCGTTGACCTGAGCTGGAACAAGCTGTCGGGCTCCATCCCGCCGGAGCTGTCGGGAATGACGAGCCTCGAGTCGCTGGACCTGTCGCACAACTCGCTCTACGGCGTCATCCCGGCGTCGCTCACGCAGCTCAGCTTCATCTCCCACTTCGACGTCTCGCACAACAACCTCTCCGGCGAGGTCCCCGTCGGCGGGCAGTTCTCCACGTTCTCGCGCGCGGACTTTGAGGGGAACCCGTTTCTCTGCGGAATCCACGTGGCGCGGTGTGCGCGGAAGGACCCGCCGCaggcggatggcggcggcggcaaggagcGGAGCGCCACCAGTGCCGGCGTCGTGGCGGCGATCAGCGTGGGCACGGCGTTGCTCCtcgccgtggccgcggcggtgACGTGGCGGGTGTGGTCGAAGCGGCAGGAGGACAACGCCAGGGTGGCGgccgacgacggcagcggcagcctCGAGTCGGCGGCGAAGTCGACGCTGGTGCTGCTCTTCCCGGAcgatgacggcgacggcgacggcggcgagcggacgATGACGGTGGAGGACGTGATGAAGGCGACGCGCAACTTCGACGAGTCCCGCATCGTGGGTTGCGGCGGCTTCGGGATGGTGTACCGCGCGACGCTCCCCGACGGGCGCGAGGCGGCGGTGAAGCGCCTCTCCGGCGAGTTTTGGCAGGTGGAGCGCGAGTTCCGCGCCGAGGTGGAGACGCTGTCGCGCGTGCGCCACCGCAACCTGGTGCCGCTGCAGGGCTACTGCCGCGCCGGCAAGGACCGCCTGCTCATCTACCCCTACATGGAGAACGGCAGCCTGGACCACTGGCTCCACGTGCGGCAGCcgggccccggcgccgccgccgcactgccgtggccggcgcggctcggcgtggcgcgcggcgcggcgcgcgggctggCGCACCTGCACGCCTCGTCGGAGCCGCGCGTGCTCCACCGCGACATCAAGTCGAGCAACATCCTCCTGGACGCGCGCATGGAGCCGCGGCTCGCCGACTTCGGCCTCGCCAGGCTCGTGCTCCCGGCGGACACGCACGTGACCACCGACCTCGTCGGCACGCTCGGGTACATCCCGCCGGAGTACGGGCACTCGTCGGTGGCCACCTACCGCGGCGACGTGTACAGCCTCGGCGTGGTCCTGCTGGAGCTCGTCACGGGGCGGCGGCCCGTGGACATGGCGCGGCCGGTGGGCGTCGGCCGGGACGTGACGTCGTGGGCGGTGCGGATgcggcgggaggggaggggcgaggAGGTGATCGACGCCAGCGTCGGCGAGGGGAGgcaccgggaggaggcggcgaaggTGCTGGGCGTGGCGTGCGCCTGCGTCAGCGAGAACCCCAAGGCGCGACCGACGGCGCAGCAGGTGGTGGAGTGGCTcgacgccatcgccgcctcGGCCGAGCTCGTCCACCCACACCGACCAGCCACAACGTAGATAGATGGTTGTAACTAGCCGAGATGAAAGTTGTAATGCAATTCGAGATTGAACAAGGCTTCTTCTAAAATTGAAGTTTTGAGGTACATAACAAGTGTATTGACCATTTTAACACACTGATCGTGCTCATGCAGTAACTGCTGACACTGTAACATCAGTGCGTGTATATACATGTATAGCTTATATATAGTGTGATTGAATGTTGAAACCACAGTTGTATGATAAGGGAACTCTTCCAACAATGGTGCATAACTAAAAAATGCTAAAACTCAACACTAACAATGGTACATTTAGTTTGAATAATTCAGAGTGGTGGTTCTTGTGAAATCCTGTTCGGTAATCGGTATATTCGTACAACAATGTAACGAAATTCGTCACGAGAAATTTATTATTTTCGTAAGAACTTTCCTAAAAAAATTTAGATCTCAACTTTTGTGACAAATTACTCTGTAGATGAACAATgaatgtgctaaattttaattttttttacttcaaAATACATTTTTAATGAATTTTTACTGCTCCAGCATTTTTGTAGCATTTTCACCAAAGTTGTATCCAATTCTGCACCGCAGGGAAGTAGGAAGGCCTCGTAGTTTGGCCGGATGCCATTGATTTAACCACCATTGTGCCAGCTGAGGGAGGACATGGGAGGCTTGCCTGCAGCCCTGCATGCACGCGGGTGCTAGCCGCGCCGCCGTACCTAATACCTAggatgggaggagggagggaccTGCTGCGTATCCACTCGTGATGGTGTATTAGCGACAGCCGTCATGGGAGACGAGTTCATCGAGGTGGCCTCCCAACAAGAGCGGTGCCACTAGATGGACATGAGAGAGGGGAGCGGCGCCGTGGAGGGACTAAGGGGGAGGAAGATAGGGTTAATTTGGTCAGGAAAGTTTTTGAAATGCATCGAAAGGGTAGGTAACAGTACATCTCAAAGACCCATGAAATTATAATGGCATATTTCTAATATCGTGAATATTAATGGCATATCTTTGAATTGTCACAGTTGCAATGGCACATATCCAATTAACTCATATCCCATTACCAAGCAAATACCCAATAACATACCAATATGTCATGTGGCTTGATAGAAATGCACTGCCCATTATGAGGAGCGAGGTGGTTAAATTAGCCGTAAAGTCAATGTCAGATACAACGATACATATCAGGTTGTTATTTGCTCTGCAGCTTTTTAAAGTTTGTTTTCGTATCAAACTTATTTGGATTCATGAATTTACACAAAATAGGGGGTATATGCATAAAAAATTTGGAAATACTACTCACTCAAATGATAAGGAATGAGCTACGTGAGCTTAACTGATTATAAATGGCTTGCTCATGGGATGTAGACTTGTAGTACAACGATTGGCTTGACAATAGTTTGTTTGTTATTAGTTTAGCAAACTACTTTCTGCTCCCCTTCGCGGGCGGTCCTCTTTAGTGAAGGGGAGCAGAAAATAGTTTATAGACAATTTTGACCGCATGCTTGTTGGGCTTTCTTTATTGGGCCGACTCTACCTGCAGTGGTAGGCCTGTTCGAGTATAGTCTgttgtgttttcttttttcttttctttttattgcaATTTGTGGAAAAAAGAGTAGTTAGAGAAATTTGTAACGAGGGGTATTCACTTTGCGTCAAATCGTTTCTTTTTTGTTACGAGAAAAACAGTGGCGATAGTGAAATCCAAAAGGTCCGAGCAGCAGAAAGTGGCCATGATTTGGGACCAAAATAGACAGAATGGCATGTATACTCCATTTCTATCACAGCAGGCTAACCATTGATAAGAGCCACCGGGTTACTTTGCGTCACTAGCTAATGCCGAGACACACCGAGGGCAATTGTTTCCACCTTGTTCGTtgcgctgctgcctgctgctgaaGCTCAGCTTAACCAAGAGACATGCAGATTGGATCAGACGCCATTCATATTGTGGACAAGGTTTCGGGTTGCAAGAAAGACCATCATCAGATGGATCTAAAATCTGAATAATCTGTTCTTGTGGGACCACGGTCAGCCCCATGGGCGgtcctctttttcttcctccgccCGTGATCCGTGATCCTGAAgctaactaaagtttagcaaggggtgtttggatccactagCTAAAATGCTAAATGTTAGTTGTTAAAAATAAGTTCCCATGCTACTCTTCATTAATTGCAGATTTATGGCACCAAGGACCAAGTTCTGTTAATTTTTAGCTGGCGCCAAAACGTTCTGCTGCTCTGTTTCTTTTCCTGTACATGCTAGGAGCTACTGTTGCTTTGTTTTGTTGATCGCCAATAACACCACGAGCTGCTCTTGCTATGTATCTCGCATAGAGTACACAGAAAAAATAGAGGATGATTTCAAAGGCTAAAGACATACAATACAAGATAAATGTTCATAGTTCATGGATATTCAAACTAATTATAATATGTCCACAGTCCATACAAATAGTCTATTACACTCACTCTCTCATGGcaaacaaagcatcagcaaGATGGTCACGAAACGTGTTCATGTTTCCATCTTTATCACCTAAATGATTGAATACACCTCTTGGTTGAGATGAAGTGGACGTTACCATTGGTTCAAAGTTTTCATCTTGATCGCACATGTCGAAGTCCTCATCTCCAAGAGCAATTTCTCAGATGAAGTTATGAAGTGCCATGCATGCAAGGATTATCTTGGTGAATCTCATATCAAAGTCACGTATAGCCAATACATTTTGAGATGTATCCATGGCACCCCGTATGTTGGATTAACTTTGAAGATGGAACTACAACAGGTATATGTGTCCCATCAATAGCACCAATGCAGTTGTTGAAATGTGGTGAGAAACGAGTACTTTGGAGTCTAGGATGTATTGTCTTGAATTTTGGATCTCTAGGCTTGATAACATCTGCCGAGAGCAAGTACACACTATGTAAAACATCATCAAACTTTTTACTCATAGTCTCAGTGGATCTAGCAAAGCGATTTTTAGCTTGTCTGAGGGATTGTGGGGCACCAATAATCCATAGAAACATTACTGAAGACTCCACTGAGGATATTTTGTTTGATGTAGTCAAGCCATAAGATTCAACTAGCACATCATGAAGCATATAAAAAGATTTTTCTACTCATCCTTAACATATTGTAGCAAGAGGTTGGATGGTCAAGAGTCCTCATAACCCATTCCTCTCCCGTCTCTCCAGTTTTTAACTTCTTGATTTTGTTCATGAAAGTAGCTTAATAATACGTACTGAGCATGCATGCAACTTCACCAAATTGCTGAATGTGGCACCACTGATCCAATACTTTAATTGTATCATCCTCAACATCACTTGAAGAATTATCACCATCACTTGAAGAAGAGTTCATCTACGTGCCATTGAACCTTTGATTAATAACCAATCATATTCATAATTGACCAAACAACATTATATTTTGCCGAAACAACAACATATTGGACTGGCATAATCTTCACCAAAGGGCTCTTCACTCTTTTCTTCGGGCTAGTAACAACTCTTCAAACTTCCAATACTCATAGGACTGGTATCATCACCTCTGTCAGCTTCTTCCTCTCAGGttgtttctgaaaaaaaaataaggtcACTGGCATTATGTTGCACAATtgagaagaaaaacaaaataaagacAAGTACCTTAGTGTTGTTCTTCCAAAATTGCTCACTTGCTATGATACCCCCATTAGGAGTCTTGCCGAGCCCACTTTATTTGTTACAATAGGTCCAGAATGTAAAAAGGCTCTTAAGCTGAGCCCATCTATTTCTAAACTATTTTTTGAGTGGCGTAAGCCTGTCCGAACATAGAAAGCGCTGACTATGTTGTTGTATGCTCTATTAGTCATAGTTCCATTGCTCCTGTTTCCAGCTCTTATTTGCTCAACACAAAGCTCACATAACACCACATTGTTGTTCAAACTTGTCTAGTTAGCCTTGTAAAAGTTATCACTCTATTGCAGGTTGACATTAACATAGTATGAGCACTTTGCGTAACATACAATTGCAAGGCAGTAAAGGTTTTGTAACAGAAACAACCAATAATGAGAGCTACTGGACATGTTTGATACAACTCACATATGTAACATGCTAATTGAATAGAACACTAAAATGTATCACGGATTTCACAATTCAAATCAACACTGCAACAATGAATCATGATGACTTATTTAACATTTCAAAAGAACACTCATATGTCTCACTGATTTCACAATTCAAATCAACACTATAACAATGAATCATGATAGTTCACTAAACTAGCACAAACAAACTACAACTTACCAAAGTTTGTCACCTGAGTTCCATAGCCATTAACCTCTTCAACATCGTCGTCCTCTTTCGGTGATGCGCCAAAAGTCTCTGATGGAGCAGCAGGAATGTGACCACGCCCGCTACCAGCATTGTTCCAGCCGATTTCGAGTTTCGGCCGGTTGGTCGAGTAGCACGATACGGTTGGGCCGCAGGAGGATGGGGCGGCGCAGCTCCACGGCCAGGAATGGCGCCACGACCACTGCCGGCGCCACGTCCACTGCTATCAGCACATCCACAACCTCGGCCGCCACCAGCACCTCGCCCACGGTGCCCACCAGCAAGATGGCCGCCACCGTCGGCACGACCACCGCTGCCCAAAGAGAAGCCTCCCTCCTCGGCTGACGAAGCCCCAAATCCCTCTGTTGCTGCGAGCACCTCGACCGACGAAGCATTTAGCATGTCCACGAAGGACATGTCGTCAACGGCGCCGGCCTGCGAGTTCAGATTGAGAGCGCCCACAACCCGCCCAACGTGGTAAAGGAGGCCGCGCCAAGAGTTGGGGCCGATGTGGAGAAGAACTCCCTCTCCATCGGAGTACGAGGCGGAGCGTTCGTTGCCCAGAACTCCTCGTTCTTGCCGAGGATCTCAGGGTGCACCATCTTGCGCCGCTAGATGAGGGGAGCCGCGGGACATAGAGGATGGGAGGGTTCGCGGCGGTAGgtggcctggcggcggcgggaggaggggacCTGTGggatggagaggaggggagggctgACAGCGTGGTGGGATAGGATGGAGGAGCGCTAGGTTTCCTGGTGGCGGTACGGGAGGGAAAGAAAAGGAATTGGGAATGAGCGCACGGGAGGAAAGGAGGGAGGCGCGCGGTTAGCATGTTTTTATCGAGGATGTGAAGGGGTAATTTTGTCTTTAAACATCTTACTTTGAGTTTAGCTAGTtgaaacttgctaaagtgctgaACTTTAGCTGAATTTTAACTGCCCTGTTTAGATCCAAAGTGTTATACTCTAGCCGGTGGATCCAGAGCCTTTAATCTGTGGCAACTTCGCATACCACAACTCATCAAAGCAGATCAGAAGCCAATCCGGATTCCGGTCACATGCACGCTGCTGGATGCTGGCATGCTGCGAAGCGAGGATACGAACAAGAACACCATGATTGCGGCGGTGGCCCACCAGGCAGCGACCGCacatcaccaccaccagcatGGCGCGGCCGCGTCCGCCACCACCCCGCCACGCGGCGCGCCGCGACCCGCACCCACCTCCAGGTGGGTCCGGCCAAGGGGTCCCCCGGCGTGCATGAGTGGGTGGGAGAAGAGCTCTGGGTGAGAGAGGATGGCGTGCTTGACCGGGCGCGAGGAACCATGACgaggagtgagagagagagaaagcgaGGTGGCCGTTGCCGGTGAGGTAATCACCACCTCACGTCTCATCCTGTAGCCCCTCCATTGACCATCTTGCCCCCCAGCGCTCCCCCGCGCTCTCTACTTCGCGGCCAGTGGCATCCTCCCGTAAATTGCTGCGAAGAGGGAAGGCTAGAAGAGTCATCTGGAAGCCCGTCAAAAGGCGGTCAAAAGTACACACACTCCCGAGCACCACATTTTaacacacacactctctctctctcttcaccGCACTCCCACACCTCCACGCCGCAGATCTCCGCGGCCGGCGCCTCCCGGGGGCCGCCGCCATGGAGTACGAGCGCATTGAGAAGCCGTTCCCCACCCAGGCACGAACTCCCTTCTCTGACCCCCTGCTGCAGCTGCCCTGCCTTTCCTCCTCCAGATTCTCTCTGTCCGTGGTGATGAGTAATGCGAGCGGTTGCTGACACCGTTGTGCCCTTGTGTAATGGCTTGCAGGGCGGCGGGTTCTCGCCCAAGCGCCTGCGCGCGATGCTGCTGGGGGTGGACAAGCGCCGCAAGGGGCAAGACGCGGAGGAGGACGATGCCGACGCCNNNNNNNNNNNNNNNNNNNNNNNNNNNNNNNNNNNNNNNNNNNNNNNNNNNNNNNNNNNNNNNNNNNNNNNNNNNNNNNNNNNNNNNNNNNNNNNNNNNNNNNNNNNNNNNNCCCGGGGGAAATTTGGGGCCGACCCAAAAGCTTCTTTTTTAATTCCCCCGCGCCCCCAGACGCGGGGGGGGCCAaatttccccccccccccccccccccccccccccccccacacacacacacacacacacacatgccgCCAGCAATTTGCTAATTTGCTCGGTTGGTTGGGATGGGCTTTGCCCAGTTCTGTGCGCAATTCCGTTCTGCATTGCTTGGTCTCGACCATTTGATTTAGCGGTCAGTCAATTGACAATGCATGAGGAAACTTTGGCTCCCATACTAATTTTTCCCATAAAGATGAATATAGACAATTCTACCCAAATGGACCTCTGTACCCAAAGGGGAAAGAAGAGTCTTTTCATGCTTTATTGACACCGGGGAAGGCGTTTGGTGGTTTGTTTGTGACAGGCCGATGGGGTTGTAGGAAGGGGTCAAATGCGAGTGTCTCACACTTCCAAATTGTACTTCGGTAATTGTGGCCTTCTTTTGGTCAATTTAGCTGTTGTTgggcctcttttcttttctttatctaTTTGTGGTTATTCAGGCAGTACAAGTCAACAGTCTTATGTTCATCCTCCTAACTTTCTGATTTTCAGTTACAAGTGCAATAGCGATATGCTGCAGTGATCTTTGGTTGATTTCAGAGTGCGAATGGTGTGATTGTCTTATTATGTAGGTGGAGGTACCATGTGTGAAGAATACAAGGATGTAGATGTGGTGAGCACCATCTCAGAATCTTCAACCTCGCTTGAGACAGGGGGTGGGCACCGGTCGCGAGATACCCACTCCATGGGCTCCAGGGTCAGGGTGCCCGAGGAGGATTCGTGTGACTCTGAGAGTGTGGCTTCTAACTTTGAATTCCACAAGGAACGAGGGGCGTCCGCTCGGTCAGCGGCAGCATCAGTTGTTCCTCCCTTCTCAAAGCCTGCTCCATCAAAGTGGGACGATGCGCAGAAATGGATTGCCAGCCCGACAACAAACCGTCCTAGCAGGGCTGCTGGTGGGGCAGTACCCAGGAAGATGGAGAAACCTAGCTCTGGCATTGGGAGACTACCAGCAACAAAGGTTGTGTTGGAGGCCACGGAGGAGATAGATACTAAGAGGATTGATCCAAGCCAAGAGAAGAGGGAAATTGGGTGGCAGAAAGCTGTAAATTGGGCTCCACCTGATCCCTATCCAGAAGTGGAGCCTTATTCAAAGACTACAATTGCTGCAGAAAGTACAATAGTTGATTCAGCTGGTTAGTATTGTGCCCTGTTCTTTCATCTTACCGCAGCTCTACTACCACAATTCGCTTGTGCTGCATTATGTGTTGGTGGTCAATCCCTTCACtgggcatttttttttctttttaacttcTGTCATTCATCTAACTGGAAAGAATAGAAATCGCTtatagttgatttttttttgaatgggTGCAGTTACTTTTGATCGTAATGATTCATCCACCCCACTTCAAAGCGCAACAACATGCATACCTCCTCCATCAACAGTTAGGTCAGTATCAATGAGGGATATGGGCACTGAAATGACTCCTATTGCAAGCCAAGAACCATCCCGGACAGGAACACCAGTGAGAGCAACAAGTCCAAATTGTTCTCGGCCAACAACTCCACGAAGGATGTTAGGTCCCAATGCAATTGGAGCTGTTATCAGCCATGGAGAATGTAGCAATGCCGAATTAAGTGAACAGGATCTGCAAACAAAAACTAGGAAGGAGATAATGCTTCTTGGCACACAGCTTGGTAAGACAAATATTGCAGCATGGGCAAgcaagaaggaagaggaaaaggaTGCATCACTTGCACtgaaaacagtgcccatggacCAATCAACACAGAACATAACTGAAGTCCGTGCAGCTGCTTGGGAGGAGGCGGAAAAGGCCAAATACTTAGCCAGGTACTTATATCTAAGTGTCTTCTATCCTTATTTTTAAATTCTTTTGTTGGTCAGTGACTTGTAATATTCTTTGCCTTTTGCTTTCCAGGTTCAAACGAGAAGAGATCAAGATCCAAGCATGGGAGGATCATCAAAAGGCTAAAATTGAAGCTGAAATGAGAAAAATCGAAGTAAGCAGCTTATTTCCGGTCATTCAAagttgccatggccatggatcCCTATTGATTTTGCTTTTTGTCTGAGATGTGTTTTTCCACCCCTTTGCTTTTTTAGAATTCTTATTTTATTCTTACAACAGCTTGGCAAAGTGCCTATGCGTACACGAGATAATCCCTGCATGGGAAGTTGTTCAGCTGTCTGCTAGCAAAGCTTGACAAAAATATTAGTCACGGGGAATTTGCATATCATTGTAGGAACTTTGCAGCTTATCACCTCCTCCAGCTGTTATTTATCTGAATTCAATGCATATCATCGCCCTTTAGGGCTATCCTTCAATTTGCTGAGGATGCAATTATTTAATCA contains:
- the LOC101765593 gene encoding uncharacterized protein LOC101765593 gives rise to the protein MCEEYKDVDVVSTISESSTSLETGGGHRSRDTHSMGSRVRVPEEDSCDSESVASNFEFHKERGASARSAAASVVPPFSKPAPSKWDDAQKWIASPTTNRPSRAAGGAVPRKMEKPSSGIGRLPATKVVLEATEEIDTKRIDPSQEKREIGWQKAVNWAPPDPYPEVEPYSKTTIAAESTIVDSAVTFDRNDSSTPLQSATTCIPPPSTVRSVSMRDMGTEMTPIASQEPSRTGTPVRATSPNCSRPTTPRRMLGPNAIGAVISHGECSNAELSEQDLQTKTRKEIMLLGTQLGKTNIAAWASKKEEEKDASLALKTVPMDQSTQNITEVRAAAWEEAEKAKYLARFKREEIKIQAWEDHQKAKIEAEMRKIEVEVERMRARAQDKLMTQLASARHNADEKRASAELKRNRAAARTAEQVEHIRRTGRVPPSFGCWNWCS
- the LOC101778686 gene encoding phytosulfokine receptor 1, whose amino-acid sequence is MAWGSRSRAVIPLLVLCVILLSRSENAAARRCGAGDLAALRGFSAGLDAAVDGWPIANASDDGCCDWPGVACDAAAGGGTAAVVGLVLPNRTLQGEVSASLAGLAALRVLNLSSNALRGAIPAALLRLRSLEVLDVSANALAGGLGAAAGVEIELPAVRVFNVSGNAFNGSHPVLAGAANLTEYDVSGNSFVGPVDAVALCGESPALRVLRLSMNRLSGAFPVGFGQCRSLTELSLDGNGIGGTLPDDLFGAASLQFLSLHTNAISGELSPRLRNLSSIVRLDLSFNAFSGPLPDVFDAFADLQELSAPSNKLSGELPTLSRCRRLRVLNLRNNSFAGDIGLDFRSLRSLAYLDLGVNSFTGPIPASLPKCRGMTALNLGRNKLTGEIPASFANFTSLSFLSLTGNTFSNVSSALRTLQSLPNLTSLVLTKNFHGGEEMPSDDAGIAGFPSIQVLVIANCELHGAIPSWIAGLRKLRVLDLSWNRLAGPIPPWIGQLDRLFYLDISNNSLQGEIPGSLTRMPGFIAAGTHGGGDDEDARVQDFPFFMRRNTSVQGRQYNQVDSFPPSLFLSHNNLTGGVPAALGALTKLHIVDLSWNKLSGSIPPELSGMTSLESLDLSHNSLYGVIPASLTQLSFISHFDVSHNNLSGEVPVGGQFSTFSRADFEGNPFLCGIHVARCARKDPPQADGGGGKERSATSAGVVAAISVGTALLLAVAAAVTWRVWSKRQEDNARVAADDGSGSLESAAKSTLVLLFPDDDGDGDGGERTMTVEDVMKATRNFDESRIVGCGGFGMVYRATLPDGREAAVKRLSGEFWQVEREFRAEVETLSRVRHRNLVPLQGYCRAGKDRLLIYPYMENGSLDHWLHVRQPGPGAAAALPWPARLGVARGAARGLAHLHASSEPRVLHRDIKSSNILLDARMEPRLADFGLARLVLPADTHVTTDLVGTLGYIPPEYGHSSVATYRGDVYSLGVVLLELVTGRRPVDMARPVGVGRDVTSWAVRMRREGRGEEVIDASVGEGRHREEAAKVLGVACACVSENPKARPTAQQVVEWLDAIAASAELVHPHRPATT